Genomic DNA from Niabella ginsenosidivorans:
GAGGATGCAAATGCCGGCTATGGCCGTAATGCTGCCGGCACCAATCATCATATTGCCTTTCGTGTTAAAGATGATACCATTCAAATGGAATTAAGAGAAAAGATCGCTTCGGCAGGGCTGAATATTACTCCGCAGATAGACCGCGATTACTTTTACTCCCTCTATTTCCGTGAACCGGGTGGCGTACTGTTTGAAATAGCAACAGATAACCCGGGATTTACAAGAGATGAGCCTTTAAATGAACTGGGCACAGCACTAAAACTGCCCAAACAGTATGAAGGGGCAAGAGCGAAAATTGAATCCATACTGCCAAAACTTTAATGGCCGGTATGTATACAGGTTACTTATTAAAACAGGCATCATGGGCAGGCTTATAGATGGATTGCATCACGTAACAGCGATCAGCAGCAGCATACAAAACAATATTGATTTTTATGCCGGGGTGCTGGGCCTGCGGCTGGTAAAGCAAACGGTGAACTTTGATGCGCCGGAGGTGTATCATTTTTATTATGGTACTGAAACCGGCGCCCCCTCCACCCTGCTTACGTTTTTCCCCTACCAGGGCCTCATCAACGGCCGGCAGGGCAAAGGAACGGCAAGCACTACGGGGTTTTCTGCAGATCTGGCTGCAATGGATTACTGGCTGCAGCGGCTAAAAAAATTCAACATCCCTTACAAAAAGCCGCAGCAGCGGTTCCCGGATGAAATAGTGGTGTATTTTGAAGATGAGGACGGGCTGGGCCTCGAGCTGGTCTTTAATGAAAAAGACAACCGGCCGGGATGGAATAATACTATTATTCCAAAAGCGTACAGCATTAAAGGGCTGTACCACGTTGAGCTGTGGCTGGATCGTGCAGAGCTTACAATGAATTTATTCACAGATCAGCTTGATCACACTGTTATCCGGCAGTCCGGCAACAGGACCCGTCTGGCTACCGCAGACGCTCCGGGCCATTACATAGATCTTATAAGTACGCCGGAAAGCCTGAAGGGCCTGGCAGGAAGCGGCACTGTTCATCATATAGCACTTAAAGCAACCGGCCCGGCAGCACAGGAAACAATAAGGCAACGGGTCATTGGTCGGGGACTGGCTCCCACGCCTGTAAAGGATCGCAACTATTTTACATCCGTTTATTTCCGGGAGCCGGGCGGCGTTTTGCTGGAGGTGGCCACAGCCACTCCCGGGTTTACTACAGATGAGCCCCCGGAGGCATTAGGCATGCATCTTATGTTACCACCGCAATTTGAACATCAGCGGAAACATCTTACAGCAATATTACCTCCTTTTAAAAATAATTGGTCACAGTTCAAATAATTACAATGCATACATTACAGATCATCAAAGGTGGAAAGGAACTGAGCGAAGCTGAAAAAGCATTAATTCTGCTTCATGGCCGCGGTGCCAGCGCAGAAGATATACTATCCCTGGCAGCTCATTTGCAGCTCACCGGTTTTGCGTTGCTGGCACCGCAGGCCACCAACCATACCTGGTATCCTTATTCTTTTATGGCTCCGGTTCACGAAAATGAGCCCTGGCTGTCTTCCGCAATTGACATAGTGCAGCAAACAACTGCTGCAGCAGAGAAAGCAGGCATTACAAAAGACAATATCTACTACCTGGGCTTTTCCCAGGGCGCCTGCCTTACGCTGGAATTCATTGCACGGAATGCTACACAGTATGGCGGTGCCGTGGCTTTTACAGGCGGGCTGATCGGCGACAGGATCAACCCGCATCGTTATAAGGGCGATTTTAAGCAGACTCCTGTTTTTATCGGAACAAGCGATCCGGATTTTCATGTGCCGGTTGAGCGGGTATATGCCACCGCAAATATTCTGAAACAAATGAATGCGGATGTTACGGAAAAAGTATATGCCAATATGGGGCATACGATCAACAGTGATGAGATCAGCCTTGCCAATAAGCTCGTCTTTAACCGGCAGCGCTAATGGCAGCAGCGCCTGGCAGCAAAGGCAGCCGCTTACAGGACCCGCGATCGTATCTTTGTTTTTTTGTAATTGATCAAACACTCCCCGGATCTGTGATGCCTGTAAACTTATGCCGGGGGTGGAATGGTATCTCTGCCGGAATAGTTATTTTTGGAATAAAATACTCTTCCATAATGAAAAAGATGCTGCCTTTCCTCATCCCTCTGCTGCTTTCTTTCAATTATTGCAGGGCACAACAGTCGCTTTCATTACAGGATTGCATTCATAAAGCGCTTGAAAATAACACGGTGGCCCGGCTGGCCAGACAGTCTGTTGAAACCCGTCAGCAGCAGTATAACGCTTCAAAATTAAACCTGCTGCCCAAAGCCGATCTGCTTGCAGGCTATAACCACCTTAGCAAGCCGCTCACGCTGGATATGGGTGAACTAAAAGATGGCATTGTGGAAGGCGCCGCTAACCAAAGTGTAAATACCGCCAATACCCTTTATAACCAGATCACAGGCAATGAGCTGCCAAAAGCGGTGCAGGATAGGATCTATTCTACAACAGAGAGCATCATTAATGCTTTTTATCCAACCGGTAACCCCGAAATCAGCAGGCAGGATTTTGTAACGGCAGGCATTCTTTTTCGCCAGCCCATTTACCTGGGCGGCAAATTAAAAGCCCTGCAGGAGCTTGCAAAGCAGCAGCTGGAATCCGGCAAGGTAAACCTGGATGCGGTGAATGATCAGTTAAAATTCAGCATCGCTTCCCAGTACATCCAGATCCTGTACCTCAACTCTATGCTTAATAAACAGGCCCAGCTGGTAACAGCTTTTAACAAAACCCAGCAGTCTGCTGAAGATTTGCTAAAAGCAGAGATCATTCCCCCCTATCAGAAAAAATGGGCAGATGTCATACAGGCACAGGGCCGCACCAGCTATGAAAACTTAAAACTGGAAAAGGAAAACGCATTGTTGCAAATGAAGCAGCTGATGGGCATGGCGCTGACAGATTCGGTTATCATCAATGACACTTTAGCTGACAATGCACAATTGCCACCGGAATTCTTAGACCCGGATATTGAACAAAACCCGGATCTGCGTTTATTAAACAGCAAGCACGATGAAGCGAATATTGTTGTAAAAACAACAAAAACAGCCAATATTCCCAATGTTTTCGGGATCGCCAACTATCAGTTCCTGCAAAAGAACTTACCAGCCATTATGCCACCATGGATGGTTGGCATTGAAATGCAGTGGAGCCTTTTAGACTGGGTACAGAACTCCAAAAAGGTAAAAGCAGCAAGATCCCTATCCACCGAAAGCGAATTGCTCATCCGGCAAAAAAAGGAAACGCTGAACCTGGGCACCCGTATAGCGCAAAATAAAATCCTGTCGCTGCGCAACCAGATGCTTACGTTAAAAATGGCAAGCAGTGAAGCCGCTAATACAGCAGCTATTGTACAAACAAGACTGGAGAACAGCCTGGCTTCCGTTAAAGATGTTAATGATGCGCAACAGCTGCAATTTGAAGCAGAAAAAATCTATTACACCTCCCTGTTGGCCTACAAGATTGCAATAGCAACCTATTTCTATATTTTAGGGAAGCCGGAAACCATAGCACAGTTCATCAATTAAAACAGGTAAAACAAATTTTTAAAATGGAACAGCAAACAAATGCACCATCACGGCGTAAAACAGCGGGTTTTAAAAATTACCGGGCAATTTTAATTCCTGTTGTGATACTGCTTATTGCCTTTTTCTTCCTGTTCAGGAAAGATAAAAACAAGCCGGAAGCAACGGTTACCGGTATGGTAGACGCCTCCAGCATAGACGTAAGCGCCGGTATGCCGGGACGGCTGGAAGTAATAAAGGTAACGGTGGGCGACACGGTTGCCGAAGGACAATTGCTGGCCGCTCTGAAAAGTGAAAGTTTTGACGTTGTAAGCTCACAGGCGGCTGATGCGGTAAACATTGCACAGCAAAACCTGGATCTTTTAAAAAGAGGGGTGGCACCGGAAGTAGTGCAGTCTGCGGTGAACATTCAGCAGATCGCGGAGCAGCAGCTGGACCTGGTTACAAAAACCTATGACCGTATGATCAAATTATACGATCAGGGCGTTATTTCAGGACAGGAAAAGGACCTGATCAGCTTTAAATATGAGGCTGCAAAAAAGGAGCTGGAAACCGCCAAACTCAATGTGCAGTTGCTGCGCAAAGGAAGCAACCCGCAAATGCTGGGGTCAGCAGCATCAATGCTCAGCCAGGCAAAAGGCGCCGAGCAACTGGCCCATAATATAAAAGAAGGCACTGAAATAAAAGCACCTGCCTCAGGCATTATTACCTCGCTGATCTCCAAACAGGGAGAAATGGTAAACGCGGGTTACCCCATAATGACGCTCCAGAAAACCAATTCTTTTTTTGTCAACTTTAATATCCGGCAGGACCAGATGTCAAAAATAGCAAAGGGCACTGTAGTGGATCTGAAGATACCGGGCTGTGTGCCCGAGAAAATGAAAGGAACGGTAACGGAACTGGCGCCCGCTCTGGGCTATGCCAACTGGGTACCGGCCGACCAGTCGGGTCAGATGGAGCTGCGCACCTTCAGCATCAAAGTAACGCCACAAAACAGCAATGCAATACAGGGGCTACGTTCCGGAATGACCGCACAACTGATAGTACCCTGATGAATACTTTTGCCCACATAATTATAAGAGAGTGGAAGCGGATCGTATCCCTGCCGGCGCACTATGTAGTGCTGCTGGTGATTCCGCCGGTTGTGTTCCTGTTCTTTGGCCTTATTTACAATAAAAAATTCGCAGAGGATATGCCCGTCATGGTCTGGGATGAAGACCATTCGGCGCTCAGCACCCGGCTTACTGATATACTCAATGCCACTCAAAGCATCCGCATCAGCAGCATTGCAACCGATGAAAACCAGGTGCGGTCGGCAATTAGAAGCGGCAGGGTTTCCGGAGCCATACACTTTCCGCCGCGCATGGAAGCCAATCTCAAAAGCAATCACCCCTCCGTAGTAACCGTTTATACCAATGCAGCGGCCATTGTGCCCGCTAAACTGATCTATAAAGATGCGGCCGGCGTTATTGTAAAAGGCGGGCTGGCAGTAGTACTGCAAAAGTTTACCAGGCAGGGAATGCCGGAAGGGAAGGCTATGGCGTTATTACAGCCCATCCAGCTCAATACCGTTACCCTTTATAACCCTGATTATAATTACCAGCAGTACCTCACACCCGGACTGATCACGGTTGGCTTCCAGATGGCGCTGATCCTGGCGGGCGTTTTGCTGATCAACTATGAAAAAAAACAAAAACGTTTGAAGAGCTGATCCAAACCGCAAAGGGATCTGCCGCTTCTATCATTATTGGAAAAAACATTGCCCATTTAACCGTGGCCTGGATCAATTACCTTTTAATTGCCGGAATTATCTTTCCGCTTTACGGGCTTTCCAAACCCGGTGCCTTCTGGCCTTTCTTTGTACTTTTTTCCCTGTTATCCCTGGCCTGTATTGGTATTGGGATCCTGGTTTCCACCATTGTCAGTGATGTTATTACGGCAACGGATGTGGCGCTGTTCTATACGTCCCCTGCTTTTGTGTTCAGTGGTTTTACTTTCCCCCGGTGGGCCATGCCCTGGTACGACCAGTTTTATGCCGGCCTGATGCCATACACTCCTTTTCTTGACGGATTTATAAAAGTATATTTCATGCAGCTGCCTTTATACTATGCCCGTAAGGAATGTGGCGTGCTGCTTCTTTTTATTGGTGTAACACTACTGGTATCCATCATATTGCTTCAACAAAAAATAAATAACAACAAAACGGTTCTGGCTTGAAGTCGGTCATCAACATATTAAAACGGGAGATCCGGTTTGTTTCCGCCCAAAAGGCGCTGGTGCTTATTTTCCTGATCGCACCAATCGCCTACGCGTTTATGTACGGAAGCATTTATGCCAATAAGCTGGAGGAAAAGGTAAAGATCGCAGTAGTGGATATGGACGGCAGTGAATTGTCGCGTATGATCGCTACCCAGCTTAACGCCACACAAATGGCAGATGCCGTTTATGCCAGCGATCTGAACGATGCAGAACAGCAATTATATCACGGAGCCGTGCAGGGCTATTTATTTTTAGAAAAAGGGCTACAGGAAAAAGTACTGGGTTTGCAAAAAGCCACTGTTACGCTTGCAGTAAATGCTTCCCGCTTTCTGCCTTCCAGCGATCTTACAGCCACCCTGTCAAAGATTAGTTTAACGCTTGGCGCGGGAATACGTATGAAATACATCAGCAAACAGGGTACCGGTAACGAAGCGGCATTACAGCAGGCCAATCCTTTAAGTTTAGATTACCGGCCGCTGTATAATGAGACCTCCAGCTACGGGGCATTTTTATTGCCGGGGCTTTTGGCCATCATTTTACAGCAAACATTATTGATAGGCCTGGTGGCAGGTATGGGCATTGAACGGGAACAACGGTTTTCCGGGCTTTTCCGGATGGGTAACAGTTCTGCTGTGCTGCTGGGTAAAGGGATTTTCTACCTGGTCATCTTCCTGATCATCGGGCTGTTTTTTGTAACCATCAA
This window encodes:
- a CDS encoding VOC family protein, yielding MGRLIDGLHHVTAISSSIQNNIDFYAGVLGLRLVKQTVNFDAPEVYHFYYGTETGAPSTLLTFFPYQGLINGRQGKGTASTTGFSADLAAMDYWLQRLKKFNIPYKKPQQRFPDEIVVYFEDEDGLGLELVFNEKDNRPGWNNTIIPKAYSIKGLYHVELWLDRAELTMNLFTDQLDHTVIRQSGNRTRLATADAPGHYIDLISTPESLKGLAGSGTVHHIALKATGPAAQETIRQRVIGRGLAPTPVKDRNYFTSVYFREPGGVLLEVATATPGFTTDEPPEALGMHLMLPPQFEHQRKHLTAILPPFKNNWSQFK
- a CDS encoding alpha/beta hydrolase, with the protein product MHTLQIIKGGKELSEAEKALILLHGRGASAEDILSLAAHLQLTGFALLAPQATNHTWYPYSFMAPVHENEPWLSSAIDIVQQTTAAAEKAGITKDNIYYLGFSQGACLTLEFIARNATQYGGAVAFTGGLIGDRINPHRYKGDFKQTPVFIGTSDPDFHVPVERVYATANILKQMNADVTEKVYANMGHTINSDEISLANKLVFNRQR
- a CDS encoding TolC family protein yields the protein MKKMLPFLIPLLLSFNYCRAQQSLSLQDCIHKALENNTVARLARQSVETRQQQYNASKLNLLPKADLLAGYNHLSKPLTLDMGELKDGIVEGAANQSVNTANTLYNQITGNELPKAVQDRIYSTTESIINAFYPTGNPEISRQDFVTAGILFRQPIYLGGKLKALQELAKQQLESGKVNLDAVNDQLKFSIASQYIQILYLNSMLNKQAQLVTAFNKTQQSAEDLLKAEIIPPYQKKWADVIQAQGRTSYENLKLEKENALLQMKQLMGMALTDSVIINDTLADNAQLPPEFLDPDIEQNPDLRLLNSKHDEANIVVKTTKTANIPNVFGIANYQFLQKNLPAIMPPWMVGIEMQWSLLDWVQNSKKVKAARSLSTESELLIRQKKETLNLGTRIAQNKILSLRNQMLTLKMASSEAANTAAIVQTRLENSLASVKDVNDAQQLQFEAEKIYYTSLLAYKIAIATYFYILGKPETIAQFIN
- a CDS encoding HlyD family secretion protein, with protein sequence MEQQTNAPSRRKTAGFKNYRAILIPVVILLIAFFFLFRKDKNKPEATVTGMVDASSIDVSAGMPGRLEVIKVTVGDTVAEGQLLAALKSESFDVVSSQAADAVNIAQQNLDLLKRGVAPEVVQSAVNIQQIAEQQLDLVTKTYDRMIKLYDQGVISGQEKDLISFKYEAAKKELETAKLNVQLLRKGSNPQMLGSAASMLSQAKGAEQLAHNIKEGTEIKAPASGIITSLISKQGEMVNAGYPIMTLQKTNSFFVNFNIRQDQMSKIAKGTVVDLKIPGCVPEKMKGTVTELAPALGYANWVPADQSGQMELRTFSIKVTPQNSNAIQGLRSGMTAQLIVP
- a CDS encoding ABC transporter permease is translated as MNTFAHIIIREWKRIVSLPAHYVVLLVIPPVVFLFFGLIYNKKFAEDMPVMVWDEDHSALSTRLTDILNATQSIRISSIATDENQVRSAIRSGRVSGAIHFPPRMEANLKSNHPSVVTVYTNAAAIVPAKLIYKDAAGVIVKGGLAVVLQKFTRQGMPEGKAMALLQPIQLNTVTLYNPDYNYQQYLTPGLITVGFQMALILAGVLLINYEKKQKRLKS
- a CDS encoding ABC transporter permease; this translates as MGKNIAHLTVAWINYLLIAGIIFPLYGLSKPGAFWPFFVLFSLLSLACIGIGILVSTIVSDVITATDVALFYTSPAFVFSGFTFPRWAMPWYDQFYAGLMPYTPFLDGFIKVYFMQLPLYYARKECGVLLLFIGVTLLVSIILLQQKINNNKTVLA
- a CDS encoding ABC transporter permease gives rise to the protein MKSVINILKREIRFVSAQKALVLIFLIAPIAYAFMYGSIYANKLEEKVKIAVVDMDGSELSRMIATQLNATQMADAVYASDLNDAEQQLYHGAVQGYLFLEKGLQEKVLGLQKATVTLAVNASRFLPSSDLTATLSKISLTLGAGIRMKYISKQGTGNEAALQQANPLSLDYRPLYNETSSYGAFLLPGLLAIILQQTLLIGLVAGMGIEREQRFSGLFRMGNSSAVLLGKGIFYLVIFLIIGLFFVTINFTVLRVPMRGSGFSLLLLSAVFIAALIPMGLFIGSFFRSPLMGMQVMAFSSYPIFLITGYSMPYHSLPRTVQWLSALLPTTPFLKSYQSVVQAGGNLLDNKEPLLHLLLLWAIYCFLFLWRFSYVRKRIER